One stretch of Syntrophales bacterium DNA includes these proteins:
- a CDS encoding MaoC family dehydratase N-terminal domain-containing protein: protein MADRSKINHEFPPFTYEVERGKMRELVQAIGDDNPIFLDKEAAIKEGYKDIPAFPTFATVPMNWSNTLLSIISDLKINFAMVLHGEEGYEYLQEIYPGDVLTGKIRVVSIDEKAGKSGSMDLVKLETMYTNQRNEPVLKANALIVERK, encoded by the coding sequence ATGGCAGACAGATCTAAAATTAATCATGAGTTTCCCCCCTTTACCTATGAGGTGGAGAGGGGCAAAATGCGGGAATTGGTTCAGGCAATAGGAGATGATAATCCGATCTTTCTGGACAAGGAGGCGGCAATAAAAGAGGGGTATAAGGACATCCCCGCTTTCCCCACTTTTGCTACTGTACCCATGAACTGGTCGAATACGCTGCTCAGTATCATCTCTGATTTAAAAATCAACTTTGCCATGGTCCTTCATGGAGAGGAAGGATATGAGTATCTTCAGGAGATATATCCCGGGGATGTCCTGACGGGGAAGATAAGGGTGGTTTCCATTGATGAGAAAGCCGGCAAATCCGGAAGCATGGACCTTGTTAAACTGGAAACCATGTATACGAATCAGAGAAATGAACCGGTCTTGAAGGCCAACGCACTTATTGTGGAGAGAAAGTGA